A genomic region of Arachis stenosperma cultivar V10309 chromosome 9, arast.V10309.gnm1.PFL2, whole genome shotgun sequence contains the following coding sequences:
- the LOC130947773 gene encoding ubiquitin C-terminal hydrolase 13-like isoform X4, which yields MPPPPLEQQEQQQEDEEMEVPNSDNPEGPLPMEENVSTVDAPIVDDPQSGRFTWTIDNFSRLMRKVYSDSFQVGGYRWRILVFPKGNNVDHLSMYLDVVDSVLLPYGWSRYAQFSLTVVNQLHNKFSIRKETSHQFNARESDWGFTNFMPLSELLDPSRGYVVNDTCVVEADVAVRKVVDYWSHDSKKETGYVGLKNQGATCYMNSLLQTLYHIPYFRKAVYHMPTTENDMPSGSIPLALQSLFYKLQYSDSSVATKELTKSFGWDTYDAFMQHDVQELNRVLCEKLEDKMKGTVVEGTIQQLFEGHHMNYIECINVDYKSTRKESFYDLQLDVKGCRDVYDSFDKYVEVERLEGDNKYHAEKYGLQEARKGVLFIDFPPVLQLQLKRFEYDFMRDTMVKINDRYEFPLQLDLDREDGKYLSPEADRRVRNLYTLHSVLVHSGGVHGGHYYAYIRPTLSDQWFKFDDERVTKEEAKRALEEQYGGEEELPHTNPGFNNSPFKFTKYSNAYMLVYIRESDKDKIICNVDEKDIAEHLRVRLKKEQEEKELKRKEKAEAHLYTIVKVARDADLFEQIGEDIFFDLVDHDKVRSFRIQKQIPFSVFKEEVAKELGVPVQYQRFWLWAKRQNHTYRPNRPVTPQEEAQSVGQLREVSNKANSAELKLFLEVETGQDFRPIALPEKSTEDLLLFFKLYDPSNEEFRYIGRFYVSASGRPMDILTRLNEMAGFSRDEEIELFEEIKFEPQVMCELVDKKSTFRANQLEDGDIICYQKTPKVGSAEQFRYPDVPSFLEYVHNRQVVRFRSLERPKEDEFSLELSKLHTYDDVVTRVAQHLGLDDPSKIRLTSHNCYSQQPKPQPIKYRGVENLSDMLVHYNQTSDILYYEVLDIPLPELQGLKTLKIAFHHATKDEVLIHTIRLPKQCDVEDVINDLKSKQVDLSHPNAELRLLEVFYHKIYKIFSPSEKIENINDQYWTLRAEEIPEEEKNLGPNDRLIHVYHFMKDTTQNQQVQNFGDPFFLVVHEGETLADVKLRIQKKLQVPDEEFSKWKFAFLSLGRPEYLQDSDVVSSRFQRRDIYGAWEQYLGLEHTDNAPKKSYAVNQFSILQNRHAFEKPVKIYN from the exons ATGCCTCCTCCACCTTTAGAG CAGCAGGAGCAGCAGCAGGAGGACGAAGAGATGGAGGTTCCTAACTCTGATAATCCTGAAGGCCCTCTTCCCATGGaag AAAACGTTAGTACGGTTGATGCACCTATAGTGGATGATCCACAATCTGGGAGGTTCACATGGACAATTGATAATTTTTCGAGGCTTATGAGGAAAGTATATTCTGACTCTTTCCAAGTTGGAGGCTACAGATG GCGGATACTTGTCTTTCCGAAGGGGAACAATGTTGATCATTTGTCTATGTATCTGGATGTTGTAGATTCAGTGTTGTTGCCTTATGGATGGAGTAGATATGCGCAGTTCAGCTTGACTGTTGTTAATCAACTTCATAATAAATTCTCAATTAGAAAAG AAACATCACACCAGTTCAATGCACGTGAGAGTGATTGGGGGTTCACCAATTTCATGCCGCTTTCTGAATTGCTCGATCCTAGTAGAGGCTATGTTGTGAACGACACATGTGTAGTTGAGGCTGATGTTGCTGTACGTAAGGTTGTTGATTACTGGTCTCACGACTCAAAAAAGGAAACTGGTTATGTTGGATTGAAAAACCAAGGAGCTACTTGTTACATGAATTCTCTCCTTCAGACATTGTATCACATTCCATATTTTAGAAAG GCTGTGTACCATATGCCTACAACTGAGAATGATATGCCATCAGGGAGCATTCCCCTAGCATTACAGAGTTTATTCTACAAACTGCAGTACAGTGATAGTAGTGTAGCAACAAAAGAGTTAACTAAGTCATTTGGATGGGATACGTATGATGCATTCATGCAGCATGATGTCCAAGAACTTAATAGGGTTCTTTGTGAAAAGCTAGAAGACAAAATGAAG GGAACTGTTGTGGAAGGCACTATACAGCAGTTGTTTGAAGGCCACCATATGAATTATATTGAATGCATCAATGTGGACTACAAATCCACAAGAAAAGAATCATTTTATG ATCTTCAGCTTGATGTCAAAGGGTGTCGGGATGTGTATGACTCCTTTGACAAGTATGTCGAAGTGGAACGGCTTGAGGGTGATAACAAGTATCATGCGGAGAAGTATGGCTTACAG GAGGCAAGGAAGGGTGTGTTGTTCATTGATTTTccacctgttcttcaacttcAATTAAAACGATTTGAATACGATTTTATGCGAGACACTATGGTAAAG ATCAACGACCGTTATGAGTTCCCCTTGCAACTAGATCTTGATAGGGAGGATGGAAAGTATTTGTCTCCTGAAGCTGATAGAAGAGTTCGCAACCTTTATACACTTCACAG TGTTTTGGTTCACAGTGGTGGGGTTCATGGCGGACACTACTATGCTTACATTAGGCCAACTCTATCAGATCAGTG GTTTAAATTTGATGATGAGCGTGTTACGAAAGAGGAGGCTAAAAGGGCATTGGAAGAACAATATGGTGGGGAAGAAGAA TTACCTCATACCAACCCTGGCTTCAACAACTCCCCCTTTAAATTTACGAAGTATTCAAATGCATATATGCTTGTTTACATACGCGAGAGTGACAAAGATAAGATCATATGCAATGTGGATGAGAAGGACATTGCTGAACACCTTAGA GTGAGGTTAaagaaagaacaagaagaaaaagagctgaaGAGGAAGGAGAAGGCAGAGGCTCATTTGTATACCATTGTAAAG GTTGCACGTGATGCTGATCTGTTTGAACAGATTGGAGAAGATATATTCTTTGATCTTGTGGATCATGATAAAGTGAGAAGTTTCCGTATTCAAAAACAAATTCCCTTCAGCGTTTTTAAG GAGGAAGTTGCCAAAGAGTTGGGTGTACCTGTCCAGTACCAACGGTTTTGGTTGTGGGCAAAACGCCAAAACCACACATATAGGCCAAATAGACCTGTGACACCTCAAGAAGAAGCCCAATCA GTTGGACAGTTAAGGGAAGTGTCCAATAAGGCAAATAGTGCAGAGCTGAAGTTATTTTTGGAAGTGGAAACAGGACAG GATTTCCGACCTATCGCTCTTCCTGAGAAGTCAACAGAAGATTTGCTGCTATTCTTCAAACTTTATGACCCATCAAATGAGGAATTTCG GTATATAGGGAGGTTTTATGTGTCGGCTAGTGGAAGGCCTATGGATATATTGACTAGACTAAATGAAATGGCAGGATTTTCTCGTGATGAGGAAATTGAACTTTTTGAG GAAATAAAATTTGAACCTCAAGTCATGTGTGAGCTTGTTGACAAGAAATCTACATTTCGTGCTAATCAG CTTGAGGATGGTGATATTATTTGCTACCAGAAGACCCCCAAAGTTGGAAGTGCTGAGCAATTTCGTTATCCAGATGTTCCTTCATTCTTGGAATATGTGCATAACCGTCAG GTTGTACGCTTCCGGTCTTTGGAGAGACCAAAAGAGGATGAGTTCAGTCTTGAATT GTCAAAGCTGCATACATATGACGATGTTGTTACAAGAGTTGCTCAACATCTTGGTTTGGATGATCCTTCTAAAATCAGACTGACGTCTCATAACTGCTACTCTCAGCAACCTAAACCACAGCCAATCAAGTATCGGGGAGTAGAAAATTTGTCTGACATGCTGGTTCACTACAATCAG acttccgatattttATATTATGAAGTGTTGGATATCCCTCTGCCAGAATTGCAAGGTCTAAAAACACTCAAAATTGCTTTCCATCATGCTACCAAGGATGAA GTGTTAATTCATACTATTAGATTACCAAAGCAATGTGACGTGGAAGATGTAATTAATGATCTTAAATCAAAG CAGGTGGATTTATCTCATCCTAATGCAGAACTTAGACTGCTTGAAGTTTTCTATCACAAGATATATAAG ATTTTCTCTCCCAGTGAAAAGATTGAGAATATTAATGACCAATATTGGACACTAAGAGCAGAGGAG ATTCctgaagaagagaaaaatcTTGGCCCTAATGATCGGTTGATCCATGTTTATCATTTCATGAAAGATACGACACAAAATCAG CAAGTTCAGAATTTTGGAGACCCTTTTTTCTTGGTTGTACATGAGGGTGAGACTTTAGCTGATGTCAAATTGCGGATACAGAAAAAGTTGCAAGTTCCAGATGAAGAGTTTTCCAAG TGGAAGTTTGCATTTCTGTCACTCGGTCGTCCTGAATACCTACAAGATTCAGATGTTGTTTCCTCTCGGTTTCAG AGAAGGGATATCTATGGCGCTTGGGAGCAATATCTTGGACTGGAACACACGGACAATGCTCCAAAAAAGTCCTATGCTGTCAACCAG
- the LOC130947773 gene encoding ubiquitin C-terminal hydrolase 13-like isoform X3 yields MPPPPLEQEQQQEDEEMEVPNSDNPEGPLPMEVQAENVSTVDAPIVDDPQSGRFTWTIDNFSRLMRKVYSDSFQVGGYRWRILVFPKGNNVDHLSMYLDVVDSVLLPYGWSRYAQFSLTVVNQLHNKFSIRKETSHQFNARESDWGFTNFMPLSELLDPSRGYVVNDTCVVEADVAVRKVVDYWSHDSKKETGYVGLKNQGATCYMNSLLQTLYHIPYFRKAVYHMPTTENDMPSGSIPLALQSLFYKLQYSDSSVATKELTKSFGWDTYDAFMQHDVQELNRVLCEKLEDKMKGTVVEGTIQQLFEGHHMNYIECINVDYKSTRKESFYDLQLDVKGCRDVYDSFDKYVEVERLEGDNKYHAEKYGLQEARKGVLFIDFPPVLQLQLKRFEYDFMRDTMVKINDRYEFPLQLDLDREDGKYLSPEADRRVRNLYTLHSVLVHSGGVHGGHYYAYIRPTLSDQWFKFDDERVTKEEAKRALEEQYGGEEELPHTNPGFNNSPFKFTKYSNAYMLVYIRESDKDKIICNVDEKDIAEHLRVRLKKEQEEKELKRKEKAEAHLYTIVKVARDADLFEQIGEDIFFDLVDHDKVRSFRIQKQIPFSVFKEEVAKELGVPVQYQRFWLWAKRQNHTYRPNRPVTPQEEAQSVGQLREVSNKANSAELKLFLEVETGQDFRPIALPEKSTEDLLLFFKLYDPSNEEFRYIGRFYVSASGRPMDILTRLNEMAGFSRDEEIELFEEIKFEPQVMCELVDKKSTFRANQLEDGDIICYQKTPKVGSAEQFRYPDVPSFLEYVHNRQVVRFRSLERPKEDEFSLELSKLHTYDDVVTRVAQHLGLDDPSKIRLTSHNCYSQQPKPQPIKYRGVENLSDMLVHYNQTSDILYYEVLDIPLPELQGLKTLKIAFHHATKDEVLIHTIRLPKQCDVEDVINDLKSKQVDLSHPNAELRLLEVFYHKIYKIFSPSEKIENINDQYWTLRAEEIPEEEKNLGPNDRLIHVYHFMKDTTQNQQVQNFGDPFFLVVHEGETLADVKLRIQKKLQVPDEEFSKWKFAFLSLGRPEYLQDSDVVSSRFQRRDIYGAWEQYLGLEHTDNAPKKSYAVNQFSILQNRHAFEKPVKIYN; encoded by the exons ATGCCTCCTCCACCTTTAGAG CAGGAGCAGCAGCAGGAGGACGAAGAGATGGAGGTTCCTAACTCTGATAATCCTGAAGGCCCTCTTCCCATGGaag TACAAGCAGAAAACGTTAGTACGGTTGATGCACCTATAGTGGATGATCCACAATCTGGGAGGTTCACATGGACAATTGATAATTTTTCGAGGCTTATGAGGAAAGTATATTCTGACTCTTTCCAAGTTGGAGGCTACAGATG GCGGATACTTGTCTTTCCGAAGGGGAACAATGTTGATCATTTGTCTATGTATCTGGATGTTGTAGATTCAGTGTTGTTGCCTTATGGATGGAGTAGATATGCGCAGTTCAGCTTGACTGTTGTTAATCAACTTCATAATAAATTCTCAATTAGAAAAG AAACATCACACCAGTTCAATGCACGTGAGAGTGATTGGGGGTTCACCAATTTCATGCCGCTTTCTGAATTGCTCGATCCTAGTAGAGGCTATGTTGTGAACGACACATGTGTAGTTGAGGCTGATGTTGCTGTACGTAAGGTTGTTGATTACTGGTCTCACGACTCAAAAAAGGAAACTGGTTATGTTGGATTGAAAAACCAAGGAGCTACTTGTTACATGAATTCTCTCCTTCAGACATTGTATCACATTCCATATTTTAGAAAG GCTGTGTACCATATGCCTACAACTGAGAATGATATGCCATCAGGGAGCATTCCCCTAGCATTACAGAGTTTATTCTACAAACTGCAGTACAGTGATAGTAGTGTAGCAACAAAAGAGTTAACTAAGTCATTTGGATGGGATACGTATGATGCATTCATGCAGCATGATGTCCAAGAACTTAATAGGGTTCTTTGTGAAAAGCTAGAAGACAAAATGAAG GGAACTGTTGTGGAAGGCACTATACAGCAGTTGTTTGAAGGCCACCATATGAATTATATTGAATGCATCAATGTGGACTACAAATCCACAAGAAAAGAATCATTTTATG ATCTTCAGCTTGATGTCAAAGGGTGTCGGGATGTGTATGACTCCTTTGACAAGTATGTCGAAGTGGAACGGCTTGAGGGTGATAACAAGTATCATGCGGAGAAGTATGGCTTACAG GAGGCAAGGAAGGGTGTGTTGTTCATTGATTTTccacctgttcttcaacttcAATTAAAACGATTTGAATACGATTTTATGCGAGACACTATGGTAAAG ATCAACGACCGTTATGAGTTCCCCTTGCAACTAGATCTTGATAGGGAGGATGGAAAGTATTTGTCTCCTGAAGCTGATAGAAGAGTTCGCAACCTTTATACACTTCACAG TGTTTTGGTTCACAGTGGTGGGGTTCATGGCGGACACTACTATGCTTACATTAGGCCAACTCTATCAGATCAGTG GTTTAAATTTGATGATGAGCGTGTTACGAAAGAGGAGGCTAAAAGGGCATTGGAAGAACAATATGGTGGGGAAGAAGAA TTACCTCATACCAACCCTGGCTTCAACAACTCCCCCTTTAAATTTACGAAGTATTCAAATGCATATATGCTTGTTTACATACGCGAGAGTGACAAAGATAAGATCATATGCAATGTGGATGAGAAGGACATTGCTGAACACCTTAGA GTGAGGTTAaagaaagaacaagaagaaaaagagctgaaGAGGAAGGAGAAGGCAGAGGCTCATTTGTATACCATTGTAAAG GTTGCACGTGATGCTGATCTGTTTGAACAGATTGGAGAAGATATATTCTTTGATCTTGTGGATCATGATAAAGTGAGAAGTTTCCGTATTCAAAAACAAATTCCCTTCAGCGTTTTTAAG GAGGAAGTTGCCAAAGAGTTGGGTGTACCTGTCCAGTACCAACGGTTTTGGTTGTGGGCAAAACGCCAAAACCACACATATAGGCCAAATAGACCTGTGACACCTCAAGAAGAAGCCCAATCA GTTGGACAGTTAAGGGAAGTGTCCAATAAGGCAAATAGTGCAGAGCTGAAGTTATTTTTGGAAGTGGAAACAGGACAG GATTTCCGACCTATCGCTCTTCCTGAGAAGTCAACAGAAGATTTGCTGCTATTCTTCAAACTTTATGACCCATCAAATGAGGAATTTCG GTATATAGGGAGGTTTTATGTGTCGGCTAGTGGAAGGCCTATGGATATATTGACTAGACTAAATGAAATGGCAGGATTTTCTCGTGATGAGGAAATTGAACTTTTTGAG GAAATAAAATTTGAACCTCAAGTCATGTGTGAGCTTGTTGACAAGAAATCTACATTTCGTGCTAATCAG CTTGAGGATGGTGATATTATTTGCTACCAGAAGACCCCCAAAGTTGGAAGTGCTGAGCAATTTCGTTATCCAGATGTTCCTTCATTCTTGGAATATGTGCATAACCGTCAG GTTGTACGCTTCCGGTCTTTGGAGAGACCAAAAGAGGATGAGTTCAGTCTTGAATT GTCAAAGCTGCATACATATGACGATGTTGTTACAAGAGTTGCTCAACATCTTGGTTTGGATGATCCTTCTAAAATCAGACTGACGTCTCATAACTGCTACTCTCAGCAACCTAAACCACAGCCAATCAAGTATCGGGGAGTAGAAAATTTGTCTGACATGCTGGTTCACTACAATCAG acttccgatattttATATTATGAAGTGTTGGATATCCCTCTGCCAGAATTGCAAGGTCTAAAAACACTCAAAATTGCTTTCCATCATGCTACCAAGGATGAA GTGTTAATTCATACTATTAGATTACCAAAGCAATGTGACGTGGAAGATGTAATTAATGATCTTAAATCAAAG CAGGTGGATTTATCTCATCCTAATGCAGAACTTAGACTGCTTGAAGTTTTCTATCACAAGATATATAAG ATTTTCTCTCCCAGTGAAAAGATTGAGAATATTAATGACCAATATTGGACACTAAGAGCAGAGGAG ATTCctgaagaagagaaaaatcTTGGCCCTAATGATCGGTTGATCCATGTTTATCATTTCATGAAAGATACGACACAAAATCAG CAAGTTCAGAATTTTGGAGACCCTTTTTTCTTGGTTGTACATGAGGGTGAGACTTTAGCTGATGTCAAATTGCGGATACAGAAAAAGTTGCAAGTTCCAGATGAAGAGTTTTCCAAG TGGAAGTTTGCATTTCTGTCACTCGGTCGTCCTGAATACCTACAAGATTCAGATGTTGTTTCCTCTCGGTTTCAG AGAAGGGATATCTATGGCGCTTGGGAGCAATATCTTGGACTGGAACACACGGACAATGCTCCAAAAAAGTCCTATGCTGTCAACCAG
- the LOC130947773 gene encoding ubiquitin C-terminal hydrolase 13-like isoform X6, which translates to MPPPPLEQQEQQQEDEEMEVPNSDNPEGPLPMEVQAENVSTVDAPIVDDPQSGRFTWTIDNFSRLMRKVYSDSFQVGGYRWRILVFPKGNNVDHLSMYLDVVDSVLLPYGWSRYAQFSLTVVNQLHNKFSIRKETSHQFNARESDWGFTNFMPLSELLDPSRGYVVNDTCVVEADVAVRKVVDYWSHDSKKETGYVGLKNQGATCYMNSLLQTLYHIPYFRKAVYHMPTTENDMPSGSIPLALQSLFYKLQYSDSSVATKELTKSFGWDTYDAFMQHDVQELNRVLCEKLEDKMKGTVVEGTIQQLFEGHHMNYIECINVDYKSTRKESFYDLQLDVKGCRDVYDSFDKYVEVERLEGDNKYHAEKYGLQEARKGVLFIDFPPVLQLQLKRFEYDFMRDTMVKINDRYEFPLQLDLDREDGKYLSPEADRRVRNLYTLHSVLVHSGGVHGGHYYAYIRPTLSDQWFKFDDERVTKEEAKRALEEQYGGEEELPHTNPGFNNSPFKFTKYSNAYMLVYIRESDKDKIICNVDEKDIAEHLRVRLKKEQEEKELKRKEKAEAHLYTIVKVARDADLFEQIGEDIFFDLVDHDKVRSFRIQKQIPFSVFKEEVAKELGVPVQYQRFWLWAKRQNHTYRPNRPVTPQEEAQSVGQLREVSNKANSAELKLFLEVETGQDFRPIALPEKSTEDLLLFFKLYDPSNEEFRYIGRFYVSASGRPMDILTRLNEMAGFSRDEEIELFEEIKFEPQVMCELVDKKSTFRANQLEDGDIICYQKTPKVGSAEQFRYPDVPSFLEYVHNRQVVRFRSLERPKEDEFSLELSKLHTYDDVVTRVAQHLGLDDPSKIRLTSHNCYSQQPKPQPIKYRGVENLSDMLVHYNQTSDILYYEVLDIPLPELQGLKTLKIAFHHATKDEVLIHTIRLPKQCDVEDVINDLKSKVDLSHPNAELRLLEVFYHKIYKIFSPSEKIENINDQYWTLRAEEIPEEEKNLGPNDRLIHVYHFMKDTTQNQQVQNFGDPFFLVVHEGETLADVKLRIQKKLQVPDEEFSKWKFAFLSLGRPEYLQDSDVVSSRFQRRDIYGAWEQYLGLEHTDNAPKKSYAVNQNRHAFEKPVKIYN; encoded by the exons ATGCCTCCTCCACCTTTAGAG CAGCAGGAGCAGCAGCAGGAGGACGAAGAGATGGAGGTTCCTAACTCTGATAATCCTGAAGGCCCTCTTCCCATGGaag TACAAGCAGAAAACGTTAGTACGGTTGATGCACCTATAGTGGATGATCCACAATCTGGGAGGTTCACATGGACAATTGATAATTTTTCGAGGCTTATGAGGAAAGTATATTCTGACTCTTTCCAAGTTGGAGGCTACAGATG GCGGATACTTGTCTTTCCGAAGGGGAACAATGTTGATCATTTGTCTATGTATCTGGATGTTGTAGATTCAGTGTTGTTGCCTTATGGATGGAGTAGATATGCGCAGTTCAGCTTGACTGTTGTTAATCAACTTCATAATAAATTCTCAATTAGAAAAG AAACATCACACCAGTTCAATGCACGTGAGAGTGATTGGGGGTTCACCAATTTCATGCCGCTTTCTGAATTGCTCGATCCTAGTAGAGGCTATGTTGTGAACGACACATGTGTAGTTGAGGCTGATGTTGCTGTACGTAAGGTTGTTGATTACTGGTCTCACGACTCAAAAAAGGAAACTGGTTATGTTGGATTGAAAAACCAAGGAGCTACTTGTTACATGAATTCTCTCCTTCAGACATTGTATCACATTCCATATTTTAGAAAG GCTGTGTACCATATGCCTACAACTGAGAATGATATGCCATCAGGGAGCATTCCCCTAGCATTACAGAGTTTATTCTACAAACTGCAGTACAGTGATAGTAGTGTAGCAACAAAAGAGTTAACTAAGTCATTTGGATGGGATACGTATGATGCATTCATGCAGCATGATGTCCAAGAACTTAATAGGGTTCTTTGTGAAAAGCTAGAAGACAAAATGAAG GGAACTGTTGTGGAAGGCACTATACAGCAGTTGTTTGAAGGCCACCATATGAATTATATTGAATGCATCAATGTGGACTACAAATCCACAAGAAAAGAATCATTTTATG ATCTTCAGCTTGATGTCAAAGGGTGTCGGGATGTGTATGACTCCTTTGACAAGTATGTCGAAGTGGAACGGCTTGAGGGTGATAACAAGTATCATGCGGAGAAGTATGGCTTACAG GAGGCAAGGAAGGGTGTGTTGTTCATTGATTTTccacctgttcttcaacttcAATTAAAACGATTTGAATACGATTTTATGCGAGACACTATGGTAAAG ATCAACGACCGTTATGAGTTCCCCTTGCAACTAGATCTTGATAGGGAGGATGGAAAGTATTTGTCTCCTGAAGCTGATAGAAGAGTTCGCAACCTTTATACACTTCACAG TGTTTTGGTTCACAGTGGTGGGGTTCATGGCGGACACTACTATGCTTACATTAGGCCAACTCTATCAGATCAGTG GTTTAAATTTGATGATGAGCGTGTTACGAAAGAGGAGGCTAAAAGGGCATTGGAAGAACAATATGGTGGGGAAGAAGAA TTACCTCATACCAACCCTGGCTTCAACAACTCCCCCTTTAAATTTACGAAGTATTCAAATGCATATATGCTTGTTTACATACGCGAGAGTGACAAAGATAAGATCATATGCAATGTGGATGAGAAGGACATTGCTGAACACCTTAGA GTGAGGTTAaagaaagaacaagaagaaaaagagctgaaGAGGAAGGAGAAGGCAGAGGCTCATTTGTATACCATTGTAAAG GTTGCACGTGATGCTGATCTGTTTGAACAGATTGGAGAAGATATATTCTTTGATCTTGTGGATCATGATAAAGTGAGAAGTTTCCGTATTCAAAAACAAATTCCCTTCAGCGTTTTTAAG GAGGAAGTTGCCAAAGAGTTGGGTGTACCTGTCCAGTACCAACGGTTTTGGTTGTGGGCAAAACGCCAAAACCACACATATAGGCCAAATAGACCTGTGACACCTCAAGAAGAAGCCCAATCA GTTGGACAGTTAAGGGAAGTGTCCAATAAGGCAAATAGTGCAGAGCTGAAGTTATTTTTGGAAGTGGAAACAGGACAG GATTTCCGACCTATCGCTCTTCCTGAGAAGTCAACAGAAGATTTGCTGCTATTCTTCAAACTTTATGACCCATCAAATGAGGAATTTCG GTATATAGGGAGGTTTTATGTGTCGGCTAGTGGAAGGCCTATGGATATATTGACTAGACTAAATGAAATGGCAGGATTTTCTCGTGATGAGGAAATTGAACTTTTTGAG GAAATAAAATTTGAACCTCAAGTCATGTGTGAGCTTGTTGACAAGAAATCTACATTTCGTGCTAATCAG CTTGAGGATGGTGATATTATTTGCTACCAGAAGACCCCCAAAGTTGGAAGTGCTGAGCAATTTCGTTATCCAGATGTTCCTTCATTCTTGGAATATGTGCATAACCGTCAG GTTGTACGCTTCCGGTCTTTGGAGAGACCAAAAGAGGATGAGTTCAGTCTTGAATT GTCAAAGCTGCATACATATGACGATGTTGTTACAAGAGTTGCTCAACATCTTGGTTTGGATGATCCTTCTAAAATCAGACTGACGTCTCATAACTGCTACTCTCAGCAACCTAAACCACAGCCAATCAAGTATCGGGGAGTAGAAAATTTGTCTGACATGCTGGTTCACTACAATCAG acttccgatattttATATTATGAAGTGTTGGATATCCCTCTGCCAGAATTGCAAGGTCTAAAAACACTCAAAATTGCTTTCCATCATGCTACCAAGGATGAA GTGTTAATTCATACTATTAGATTACCAAAGCAATGTGACGTGGAAGATGTAATTAATGATCTTAAATCAAAG GTGGATTTATCTCATCCTAATGCAGAACTTAGACTGCTTGAAGTTTTCTATCACAAGATATATAAG ATTTTCTCTCCCAGTGAAAAGATTGAGAATATTAATGACCAATATTGGACACTAAGAGCAGAGGAG ATTCctgaagaagagaaaaatcTTGGCCCTAATGATCGGTTGATCCATGTTTATCATTTCATGAAAGATACGACACAAAATCAG CAAGTTCAGAATTTTGGAGACCCTTTTTTCTTGGTTGTACATGAGGGTGAGACTTTAGCTGATGTCAAATTGCGGATACAGAAAAAGTTGCAAGTTCCAGATGAAGAGTTTTCCAAG TGGAAGTTTGCATTTCTGTCACTCGGTCGTCCTGAATACCTACAAGATTCAGATGTTGTTTCCTCTCGGTTTCAG AGAAGGGATATCTATGGCGCTTGGGAGCAATATCTTGGACTGGAACACACGGACAATGCTCCAAAAAAGTCCTATGCTGTCAACCAG